From Chryseobacterium salivictor, a single genomic window includes:
- a CDS encoding polyprenyl synthetase family protein: MQFLDEYQGMVASAITKYVFKDKPEELYAPMNYIISHGGKRLRPMMVLMACEMFDGDLKKALKPALAIEFFHNFTLIHDDIMDEAPLRRGKATIHTLHGINTGILSGDALMFKALKFFENLEPNLYKACMRVFIHTGLLLCEGQQYDINFETQEEVTFNDYIRMITYKTGVLSASSFEIGALIAGADFKDAKAIFNFGKHVGIAFQIMDDYLDVFGNQEQFGKKHAGDIYENKKTVLYLLAKEHATEEERKELEFWYSKKTDNVDKVYSVEKIFRRTKVDEKTLHLIQEHNELAQQYLNKIGVSDEKKKPFIELANYLLRRES, from the coding sequence ATGCAGTTTTTAGATGAGTATCAGGGGATGGTTGCCAGTGCAATCACGAAATATGTCTTCAAGGATAAACCTGAGGAACTTTATGCTCCCATGAATTATATTATCTCCCACGGCGGAAAAAGACTTCGCCCCATGATGGTTTTGATGGCGTGTGAAATGTTTGACGGTGATTTAAAGAAAGCCCTTAAACCCGCTTTGGCCATCGAATTCTTTCACAATTTCACGCTGATTCATGATGATATTATGGATGAAGCTCCTCTGCGACGGGGAAAGGCCACCATTCATACCCTGCACGGAATCAATACGGGAATTCTTTCCGGAGATGCCCTGATGTTCAAAGCCCTTAAGTTTTTTGAAAATTTAGAACCCAACTTATACAAAGCGTGTATGCGCGTTTTCATTCATACAGGCTTACTGTTGTGCGAAGGCCAGCAGTATGACATCAATTTTGAAACTCAGGAAGAAGTGACTTTCAATGATTATATCAGAATGATTACCTATAAAACGGGGGTGTTAAGTGCGTCATCGTTTGAGATCGGTGCCTTAATCGCCGGGGCAGATTTTAAAGATGCCAAAGCGATATTCAATTTCGGGAAACACGTGGGAATCGCTTTCCAGATTATGGATGATTATCTGGATGTTTTCGGAAACCAGGAACAGTTTGGTAAGAAACACGCCGGTGATATCTATGAAAATAAAAAAACGGTGCTGTATCTTTTAGCCAAAGAACATGCCACCGAGGAAGAACGAAAAGAACTCGAATTCTGGTATTCCAAAAAAACCGATAATGTGGATAAAGTCTATAGTGTAGAAAAGATTTTCCGCCGTACCAAAGTGGATGAGAAGACCCTGCATCTGATCCAGGAGCACAACGAGCTGGCACAGCAATACCTGAATAAAATAGGTGTTTCCGACGAAAAGAAAAAACCGTTTATTGAGCTGGCGAACTATTTATTGAGAAGAGAATCTTAA
- a CDS encoding GumC family protein, with translation MKNEFTEEEDHSSFDLQNELNKYLKKWLWFLLSLIVAFFLAWLYLRYTPKQYATNASILVSTSDKKNTSISMEDFSNLSLGGNLGAANLQDEIAIMKSKPLLYEVVKKLNLDFQVLNEGRVITTNLYDEVPVFGHLEISDPKKFKSQSFSFTSVNAKQFTLKQQDGPEKTHQYGDKISLPHAAFTLYRKPLVDFKFPLTLKLVHPALMVNELENRIVATQDSKNKSSIIALTYVGKIPQKSENILNELIRQYNKDATESKNLESQNTATFIDGRLDLITKELGNIEDQKATFKRNNQITDLVTQAQLSVQNANEATKKIMDVGTQLEMVNSVLTYANSANNEQLLPSNLGMPSGLDNVINEYNQLVLTRNKTLRQATNSNPAVIQFNRDISSMRTVIKENLQKSRLSLQSNMAALQQKVNENKAAVAQFPGQEKIFRNIDRQQNIKEALYLFLLQKREETSISLAVTTPKARVVNPAYTGLSPVSPQNSKIYLIALALGLALPFLLFYLYFFFDTKITNKSDISRVLPNIPLLAEIPTADKEAGDLVMKNDLSIYAEAFRILTTNLKFMLTRIGDRAPVILVTSSVKGEGKTTVSMNSALILSSNKKVVLIGADLRNPQLKRYIPAAVLGLSDYLSDPSISVQNIINTSGLTSNLDIIDSGSIPPNPTDLLEDGRLKLLIDELVMRYDYVLIDSAPMMMVSDSFHILALADVLVYVTRAKYTEKQLLNYVKVVEADENVKKIGIVLNDVDKEELRYGYGGKYGYGYYTDEKKSLWKRLKDKF, from the coding sequence ATGAAGAATGAATTCACTGAGGAGGAAGACCACTCTTCCTTTGACCTGCAAAATGAACTGAACAAATATTTAAAAAAATGGCTCTGGTTTCTGCTTTCGCTGATTGTTGCTTTTTTTCTGGCCTGGCTCTATCTCCGCTATACCCCGAAACAGTACGCCACCAATGCCTCCATTCTCGTATCAACATCAGATAAGAAAAATACTTCCATCAGCATGGAGGATTTTTCCAACCTTTCTCTGGGTGGGAATTTAGGGGCAGCCAATCTCCAGGATGAGATTGCGATCATGAAATCGAAACCGCTCCTCTATGAAGTGGTGAAAAAACTGAATCTTGACTTTCAGGTATTAAATGAGGGCCGGGTCATTACGACCAACCTCTATGATGAAGTCCCTGTTTTTGGTCATTTGGAAATCTCAGATCCAAAAAAATTCAAATCCCAGTCTTTCTCTTTTACTTCGGTTAACGCGAAACAGTTCACTTTAAAACAACAGGACGGTCCGGAAAAAACCCATCAGTATGGCGATAAAATTTCCTTACCGCATGCTGCCTTTACGCTGTACCGGAAACCATTGGTGGACTTTAAATTTCCGTTAACCCTGAAGCTGGTACATCCTGCCCTGATGGTGAATGAGCTTGAAAACAGAATTGTCGCCACCCAGGACAGTAAAAACAAATCCAGCATCATCGCCTTGACCTATGTCGGTAAAATTCCCCAAAAATCTGAAAACATCCTTAATGAACTGATCAGACAGTATAACAAAGACGCTACTGAAAGTAAAAATTTAGAATCGCAGAATACCGCCACTTTTATCGATGGCCGGTTGGATTTGATTACCAAAGAACTGGGAAATATCGAAGATCAGAAAGCGACCTTTAAAAGAAATAACCAGATTACCGATTTAGTGACTCAGGCCCAGCTCTCTGTGCAGAATGCCAATGAAGCCACTAAAAAAATAATGGACGTGGGTACCCAGCTGGAAATGGTGAATTCAGTCCTGACTTATGCCAACTCGGCGAATAATGAGCAATTGCTTCCCAGTAATTTAGGAATGCCCTCCGGCCTGGACAATGTGATCAACGAATACAACCAGTTGGTGTTAACGCGCAATAAAACCTTGCGACAGGCGACCAATTCAAATCCGGCGGTCATCCAGTTCAACCGCGACATTTCCTCCATGCGCACGGTCATTAAGGAAAACCTTCAGAAATCACGCCTGTCACTGCAGTCGAATATGGCGGCACTGCAACAAAAGGTGAATGAAAACAAAGCCGCTGTGGCACAGTTCCCCGGTCAGGAAAAGATTTTCCGAAACATCGACCGACAGCAGAACATCAAAGAAGCACTGTATCTTTTTCTCCTTCAAAAAAGAGAAGAGACATCCATCTCCTTAGCAGTAACCACGCCGAAAGCGCGCGTGGTAAACCCAGCCTATACGGGCCTTTCCCCTGTCTCCCCCCAAAACTCCAAAATATATTTAATTGCTTTAGCGTTAGGCTTGGCCTTGCCTTTTCTTTTATTTTACCTCTATTTCTTTTTTGATACTAAAATTACGAACAAAAGCGATATTTCCCGTGTTTTGCCTAATATTCCTTTATTGGCGGAAATTCCCACGGCAGATAAGGAGGCGGGTGATCTCGTGATGAAAAATGACCTTTCGATTTATGCGGAAGCGTTCCGGATCCTGACCACGAATTTAAAATTCATGCTCACCAGAATCGGGGACAGGGCCCCTGTAATCCTGGTCACCTCGTCGGTCAAAGGAGAAGGGAAAACGACTGTTTCGATGAATTCCGCCTTAATTTTAAGCTCCAACAAAAAGGTGGTGCTGATTGGGGCCGACCTTCGGAATCCGCAATTAAAGAGGTATATTCCGGCAGCCGTCCTGGGATTGTCTGATTATCTTTCAGACCCTAGCATTTCGGTGCAGAACATTATCAATACTTCAGGGCTCACCTCCAATTTAGATATTATTGATTCGGGTTCTATTCCGCCCAATCCTACAGACCTGTTGGAGGATGGCCGTTTAAAACTGCTGATCGATGAATTGGTGATGCGCTACGATTATGTGTTAATCGATTCCGCACCCATGATGATGGTGAGTGATTCTTTCCATATTTTGGCCCTTGCAGATGTGTTGGTGTATGTGACCCGGGCGAAATACACCGAAAAACAGCTCCTCAATTATGTAAAAGTAGTGGAAGCAGATGAGAATGTTAAAAAAATAGGGATCGTTTTAAATGATGTTGATAAAGAAGAACTTCGGTATGGCTACGGTGGAAAATATGGCTACGGCTATTATACCGATGAGAAAAAGAGTTTATGGAAAAGGTTAAAGGATAAATTCTGA
- a CDS encoding nucleotide sugar dehydrogenase, translated as MKYKLTIVGLGYVGLPLARLFATKYPVVGFDINQNRVQQINDGKDSTLEISDQLLKSALIADNPSKEEKGLYCSFDLKDIADSNIYIITVPTPVDKNNRPDLTPLIKASETVGKVINKGDIVIYESTVYPGATEEDCIPVVEKVSGLKFNVDFFAGYSPERINPGDKEHTVEKILKVTSGSTPEIGVIVNDIYKSVITAGTHLAPTIKVAEAAKVIENSQRDINIAFVNELAKIFNLMDINTHDVLEAAGTKWNFLPFKPGLVGGHCIGVDPYYLAQKAQEYGYHPEIILAGRRLNDSMGQYVASQVIKTMIKNGISVNNAKILMLGITFKENCPDVRNTKIVDVIAALEDYGTKVSTYDPWANVAEVQKEYGIESTSEIPKEKFDAIVVGVAHKAFLELDLNKFKKDRAVVYDVKAILKKCEGRL; from the coding sequence ATGAAGTATAAATTGACCATTGTAGGCTTGGGCTATGTCGGTTTGCCCTTGGCAAGACTTTTCGCTACGAAATATCCGGTGGTTGGATTTGATATTAATCAAAACCGTGTCCAACAGATTAATGACGGGAAAGACAGTACACTGGAGATTTCTGATCAACTTTTAAAATCTGCGCTGATAGCGGATAATCCTTCAAAAGAAGAAAAAGGCCTGTACTGTTCTTTTGACTTAAAAGATATTGCAGATTCCAATATCTACATCATCACGGTACCCACACCAGTGGATAAAAACAACCGCCCGGATTTGACCCCTTTAATTAAAGCGAGTGAAACGGTAGGAAAAGTGATTAACAAAGGTGATATCGTGATTTATGAATCGACGGTGTATCCTGGCGCTACCGAAGAGGACTGTATTCCTGTAGTGGAAAAAGTTTCGGGGTTGAAATTCAATGTGGATTTCTTTGCCGGTTATTCACCGGAAAGAATTAATCCGGGGGATAAAGAGCATACCGTAGAGAAAATCCTCAAAGTAACTTCCGGTTCTACGCCGGAAATTGGAGTGATCGTAAATGATATTTACAAATCGGTGATTACCGCCGGTACTCACTTGGCACCAACGATAAAAGTCGCTGAAGCCGCGAAAGTCATTGAAAACTCACAGCGTGATATCAATATTGCATTTGTGAATGAACTCGCCAAAATCTTTAATCTGATGGACATCAATACGCATGACGTTTTAGAAGCGGCAGGAACCAAATGGAATTTCCTACCTTTCAAACCAGGCTTGGTTGGCGGACATTGCATTGGTGTTGATCCTTATTACTTGGCCCAGAAAGCCCAGGAATATGGCTATCATCCCGAAATTATTTTAGCCGGAAGAAGACTGAATGATTCCATGGGACAGTATGTCGCTTCGCAGGTGATTAAAACCATGATTAAGAACGGGATTTCAGTTAATAATGCAAAAATATTAATGCTCGGTATTACTTTTAAAGAAAACTGTCCTGATGTACGGAATACGAAAATTGTTGATGTGATTGCTGCGTTGGAAGATTACGGCACCAAGGTGTCCACTTACGATCCCTGGGCAAATGTTGCTGAAGTACAAAAAGAATACGGTATTGAAAGCACTTCCGAAATTCCAAAAGAAAAATTTGATGCCATTGTTGTGGGAGTGGCACATAAAGCGTTTTTAGAACTTGATTTAAATAAGTTTAAAAAAGACAGAGCTGTTGTTTATGACGTTAAAGCAATATTGAAGAAATGTGAAGGAAGGTTGTAA
- a CDS encoding GSCFA domain-containing protein, giving the protein MKFRTEVEIPNSEIKIEVEDQIFSIGSCFATEMSDLLQSGQLQTFNNPFGTIFNPFSINHAVKKLHDARWYEESDLISFNEEVISLDHHSSFNSRFLHQTLEKINSQIETGNRFLQNTNWILITYGTSFIYEFLPKKKPVANCHKIPAKYFEKRLLTNLELTDAMYETIVNLKDIAKPNVQILFTVSPVRHTKDGMVENNLSKSKLITAIHEMLPQFENCHYLPVYEILMDDLRDYRFYKEDLIHPNNQAVRYIWEKFGNAYFSDETMDFIEENLKIAKSLDHKTSDEKNPKYQEFLEKLKARISIQQAKVKHKIF; this is encoded by the coding sequence ATGAAATTTAGAACAGAAGTAGAGATTCCAAATTCCGAGATTAAAATTGAAGTTGAAGACCAGATCTTTTCCATCGGTTCCTGCTTTGCCACTGAAATGAGTGATCTGCTTCAGAGCGGACAGTTACAAACTTTTAATAATCCTTTCGGGACCATTTTTAACCCGTTCTCCATTAATCATGCGGTCAAAAAATTACACGATGCCCGATGGTATGAAGAGTCCGATCTGATCAGTTTCAATGAAGAAGTGATTTCACTGGACCATCACAGCTCCTTTAATTCCCGGTTTCTTCATCAGACTTTAGAAAAAATAAATTCGCAGATTGAGACCGGCAACCGGTTTTTACAAAATACGAACTGGATTTTAATTACGTACGGAACTTCCTTTATTTATGAATTTTTGCCGAAGAAAAAACCCGTGGCGAACTGTCATAAAATTCCGGCAAAGTATTTTGAAAAAAGACTGCTGACGAATCTTGAACTGACGGATGCGATGTATGAAACCATCGTTAATCTGAAAGATATTGCGAAACCGAACGTTCAGATTTTGTTTACCGTTTCGCCCGTCCGCCACACCAAAGACGGAATGGTGGAAAACAATCTGAGCAAATCGAAATTGATTACCGCCATTCACGAGATGTTGCCACAATTTGAAAACTGCCATTACCTGCCGGTTTATGAAATTTTAATGGACGATTTGCGCGATTACCGTTTTTACAAAGAAGATTTGATTCATCCCAATAATCAGGCGGTCAGGTATATCTGGGAGAAATTCGGGAATGCTTATTTTTCCGATGAGACCATGGATTTCATCGAGGAGAATTTAAAAATCGCCAAATCCTTAGACCATAAAACCTCTGATGAAAAAAATCCGAAATACCAGGAGTTTTTAGAAAAGCTGAAAGCAAGGATTTCAATACAGCAGGCGAAAGTGAAACATAAAATATTTTGA
- a CDS encoding polysaccharide biosynthesis protein, which yields MKIQNKILLITGGTGSFGTAVLNRFLHTDHFKEIRIFSRDEKKQDDMRNLYKNDKIKYYIGDVRDYASVEPATRGVDYVFHAAALKQVPSCEFFPMQAVKTNVEGTHNVIRAAAANKVQKVICLSTDKAAYPINAMGISKAMMEKVAVAESRNLTETVVCLTRYGNVMASRGSVIPLFLNQIQKGEEITITDPNMSRFFMSLDDAVDLVLFAFENANAGDLFVNKAPAGTIGDLAKALMELSGKETPIKVIGTRHGEKLYETLCTREEMLKAEDMGDFYRIPSDNRDLNYAKFFSEGEQDISVIEDYHSHNTHQQGVEGLKTLISTLPLIRKEIFGEEVTNPY from the coding sequence ATGAAAATTCAAAATAAAATATTATTAATCACCGGCGGCACCGGCTCATTTGGCACTGCAGTCCTCAACCGCTTTCTACATACCGATCACTTTAAAGAAATCCGTATTTTTTCGCGGGATGAAAAAAAGCAGGACGACATGCGGAACCTTTACAAAAACGATAAGATCAAATATTATATCGGTGATGTCAGAGATTACGCAAGTGTAGAACCCGCCACCAGAGGCGTTGATTACGTATTTCATGCTGCTGCCTTAAAACAGGTGCCTTCCTGTGAATTTTTCCCAATGCAGGCGGTAAAAACCAATGTCGAGGGAACGCATAATGTCATCCGTGCCGCTGCAGCCAACAAAGTGCAGAAGGTAATCTGCCTCTCCACCGATAAAGCAGCCTACCCGATCAATGCCATGGGAATTTCAAAAGCCATGATGGAGAAAGTCGCCGTAGCGGAGTCCAGAAATCTGACCGAAACCGTTGTTTGTTTAACGCGTTACGGGAACGTGATGGCATCGCGCGGGTCGGTCATTCCGCTTTTTTTAAATCAAATTCAGAAAGGAGAAGAAATTACCATCACCGATCCTAACATGTCCCGCTTTTTCATGTCTTTAGATGATGCCGTAGATCTGGTGTTATTCGCTTTTGAAAACGCCAATGCCGGTGATCTGTTTGTCAATAAGGCACCTGCCGGAACAATTGGCGATCTGGCAAAAGCACTCATGGAACTTTCAGGAAAAGAAACGCCCATCAAAGTAATCGGTACCAGACATGGCGAGAAACTCTACGAAACGCTCTGTACCAGAGAAGAAATGCTGAAGGCCGAAGATATGGGTGATTTCTACCGGATTCCGTCCGATAACAGAGATCTGAATTATGCGAAGTTTTTCTCTGAAGGCGAACAGGATATTTCGGTGATTGAAGATTACCATTCCCATAATACCCACCAACAGGGCGTAGAAGGATTAAAAACGTTAATATCGACCCTACCCTTAATCCGCAAAGAAATTTTCGGCGAAGAGGTGACCAATCCTTATTAA
- a CDS encoding SDR family oxidoreductase, whose product MLDFKNLKDKKVLVTGGAGFIGSNLCDALLHHGALVTCLDNFATGKRENIEPFLSDGKFTLIEGDIRDLDTCHKACATQDFVLHHAALGSVPRSINDPITSNEVNVGGFLKMLVAAKDAGIQRFVYAASSSTYGDSESLPKVEDIIGKPLSPYAITKYVDELYADVFKRTYDFDTIGLRYFNVFGRRQDPNGAYAAVIPKFVTQFMAHESPTINGEGEYSRDFTYIDNVVLMNLLALTSENPEAQNQVYNSAFGERTTLNDLVKYLKEYLAEFDPKIADIEVKYGDYRKGDVPHSLASIDKAKNLLNYNPQFSMKDGLKEAVTWYWNHLKQKDEV is encoded by the coding sequence ATGCTCGATTTTAAAAATTTGAAAGACAAAAAAGTGCTCGTCACAGGCGGTGCCGGTTTTATCGGTTCCAATCTCTGCGATGCCCTGCTGCACCATGGAGCGCTTGTGACCTGTCTGGATAATTTTGCCACCGGCAAAAGAGAAAATATTGAACCCTTTCTTTCCGACGGAAAATTTACTTTAATCGAAGGCGATATCCGGGACTTAGACACCTGCCATAAAGCCTGTGCCACTCAGGATTTCGTCCTTCACCATGCTGCCTTGGGGTCTGTGCCCCGTTCCATCAATGATCCCATCACCAGTAATGAAGTCAATGTAGGCGGTTTTCTGAAAATGTTGGTGGCTGCCAAAGATGCAGGCATTCAGAGATTCGTCTATGCTGCCAGTTCTTCAACCTATGGAGACTCTGAATCTTTACCCAAAGTGGAAGACATCATCGGCAAACCTTTGTCTCCCTACGCCATCACCAAATATGTGGATGAACTCTATGCTGACGTCTTTAAAAGAACCTATGATTTCGATACCATCGGGCTCCGTTATTTTAATGTCTTCGGCCGCCGTCAGGATCCAAACGGTGCCTATGCCGCAGTAATTCCAAAATTCGTCACGCAGTTCATGGCGCACGAATCCCCGACCATTAATGGAGAAGGCGAATATTCCCGCGATTTTACCTATATTGATAATGTGGTTTTAATGAACCTTCTGGCATTGACTTCTGAAAATCCAGAAGCGCAAAATCAGGTCTATAATTCGGCTTTTGGCGAAAGAACGACTTTAAATGATTTAGTCAAATATCTTAAAGAGTATCTAGCAGAGTTTGATCCCAAAATCGCTGATATCGAAGTGAAGTATGGCGACTACCGGAAAGGCGATGTCCCCCACTCTTTAGCCAGCATCGATAAAGCGAAAAATTTACTGAATTACAATCCTCAGTTCTCCATGAAAGACGGTCTGAAAGAAGCCGTCACCTGGTACTGGAATCATTTAAAACAAAAGGATGAAGTATAA
- a CDS encoding helix-turn-helix domain-containing protein gives METNEKIKHIRLEHDMTQNEFAASLGISRSALTQMEAGHTKPSFDVLEKLIDLYDIDVTIFFNAAVPQKKKLDNVLEVGQKVQKILAFYDGYYGLRYNQLLVDRLVQQVTDGYHDREKANAMKQTYEAYSMVKGVAQELEVLLVDPLKRYANKVRKQRITDDENDDELILSPDSEEVQAHLDHIVNEVSNYLENGGGAILDWYAAAKEDGLVLGEIYFTSPLSKVLYSSLEEFLHHFEILLKNADALSDVEHYYQTEHHFFGKL, from the coding sequence ATGGAAACAAACGAGAAGATCAAACACATCCGCTTAGAGCATGACATGACGCAGAACGAGTTTGCAGCGTCGCTGGGAATCAGCCGCAGTGCCCTGACGCAGATGGAGGCCGGCCATACCAAACCTTCTTTTGATGTGCTTGAAAAATTGATCGACCTTTATGATATCGACGTTACTATTTTCTTTAATGCTGCGGTCCCACAAAAGAAAAAACTCGATAATGTATTGGAAGTCGGACAAAAAGTGCAGAAAATTTTGGCTTTTTATGACGGTTATTATGGCCTGCGGTATAATCAGCTGCTCGTTGACCGTCTTGTGCAGCAGGTTACGGATGGTTATCATGACCGGGAGAAAGCGAATGCCATGAAACAGACTTATGAAGCCTATTCCATGGTTAAAGGGGTGGCGCAGGAACTGGAGGTGCTGCTGGTCGACCCGCTGAAAAGATACGCCAACAAAGTCAGGAAGCAAAGGATCACCGATGATGAAAATGATGATGAACTGATTCTTTCCCCCGATTCTGAAGAGGTGCAGGCTCATCTTGATCATATCGTGAATGAGGTTTCCAATTATCTTGAAAATGGCGGAGGCGCCATTCTGGATTGGTATGCCGCCGCAAAAGAGGATGGACTGGTTTTGGGCGAAATCTATTTTACATCGCCTCTCAGTAAGGTGCTTTACAGTTCGCTGGAGGAGTTTCTGCATCATTTCGAAATCCTGCTGAAGAATGCCGATGCTTTGTCAGATGTGGAACATTATTATCAGACCGAGCATCACTTCTTCGGCAAGCTGTAA
- a CDS encoding polysaccharide biosynthesis/export family protein gives MTKIKNIFLAATLIGMAFSCKPKENMVYMEKQTTELDQEVKQAVFEGSHLQAGDLLDIKVTAFDDNAVRPFNLHSMNQSGNMIETPSNQTPQNNPQGYLVSNDGFIIFPVLGKIQVQNRTMSQLRDDLEHRLLEYLTDPLVSIRQLNFNITILGEVNKPGQYTSPSDKVTVFQALGMAGDMTPGGERTKVKLLRHENGTDKTYMVDLTDKNITSSPYYYMQQNDVLYVEPDKNSQIAANANPNRNLWFQIGGAALGVISLIIGLTR, from the coding sequence ATGACAAAGATCAAAAATATTTTTCTGGCGGCCACGCTCATCGGTATGGCTTTTTCCTGTAAACCCAAAGAAAATATGGTGTATATGGAAAAACAAACGACAGAACTGGACCAGGAAGTGAAGCAGGCGGTTTTTGAAGGAAGCCATCTACAAGCTGGAGATCTTTTGGATATCAAAGTGACGGCTTTTGATGACAACGCAGTGCGTCCTTTTAACCTTCATTCGATGAATCAGTCGGGAAACATGATTGAAACACCATCTAATCAGACACCACAAAATAATCCACAGGGCTATTTGGTCAGCAATGACGGCTTTATCATCTTCCCTGTGTTGGGCAAGATCCAGGTGCAGAACAGGACCATGTCGCAACTTCGCGATGATCTGGAACACCGCCTTTTAGAATACCTTACCGACCCTCTGGTTTCCATCCGACAGTTAAACTTCAACATTACCATATTGGGCGAAGTAAATAAACCAGGACAGTACACCAGCCCCTCCGATAAAGTAACAGTATTTCAGGCTTTAGGGATGGCGGGGGACATGACACCGGGTGGTGAACGTACCAAGGTAAAACTGTTGCGGCATGAAAACGGAACTGATAAGACTTACATGGTCGATCTTACAGATAAAAACATTACATCCTCGCCCTATTACTATATGCAGCAGAACGATGTTCTTTATGTCGAACCTGACAAAAACAGTCAGATTGCCGCCAACGCAAACCCTAACCGGAACCTCTGGTTTCAGATTGGTGGCGCTGCATTGGGGGTAATTTCCTTAATCATTGGTTTAACAAGATAA
- a CDS encoding HU family DNA-binding protein, which produces MINFKAVERRNPLLPDDPKKFYPQVKSTGVVDIRMISEELSDASTLNSVDIRAVLFGLEKSLLKYLREGYIVKFGDLGTFRPSLRGTGAETADELTASSVKKIRIIFSPSPILKHTVATAVVKKIQAS; this is translated from the coding sequence ATGATTAATTTTAAAGCCGTTGAACGGCGAAATCCGCTACTGCCGGATGATCCTAAAAAGTTCTACCCCCAGGTAAAAAGTACAGGGGTAGTCGACATCAGAATGATTTCTGAAGAACTATCAGATGCCTCCACGCTAAACAGTGTAGACATCCGGGCCGTATTGTTCGGTCTTGAAAAATCCCTCCTCAAATACCTGCGGGAAGGATATATTGTTAAATTTGGAGACCTGGGAACTTTCCGTCCTTCATTGCGGGGCACCGGCGCTGAGACTGCCGATGAATTAACCGCTTCGAGTGTAAAGAAGATCCGGATTATTTTCTCCCCTTCTCCGATTCTTAAACATACCGTGGCGACTGCCGTGGTCAAAAAAATTCAGGCCTCCTAA
- a CDS encoding WxcM-like domain-containing protein — protein MEPRLIKGSCHQDHRGTICFNNEFNALGIKRMYTIQNAETHFVRAWQGHQTEQRWFSAVAGSFIIKLIKIDSWENPAKDLPLVELVLKSESLDVLHVPAGYISSIQSLEADSKLLVFADYILGEIADEYRFPADYFN, from the coding sequence ATGGAACCTCGTTTAATCAAAGGCAGCTGCCACCAGGATCATCGGGGAACAATTTGTTTTAACAATGAGTTCAATGCGTTAGGCATCAAAAGAATGTACACCATTCAAAATGCCGAGACTCATTTCGTCAGAGCCTGGCAGGGTCACCAAACGGAACAGCGATGGTTTTCTGCAGTGGCCGGTTCTTTTATCATCAAACTGATCAAAATAGATTCCTGGGAAAATCCGGCAAAAGATCTGCCTCTTGTAGAATTGGTGTTAAAATCAGAAAGTCTGGATGTCCTGCATGTTCCAGCCGGTTATATAAGTTCAATCCAGTCACTTGAAGCAGATTCGAAATTACTCGTTTTTGCAGATTACATTTTAGGTGAAATTGCGGATGAATACCGCTTCCCAGCCGATTATTTTAATTAA